The nucleotide sequence GCCTTCCCCATCACGTTCAACTACTTCCTCGGCCTCGCCGGCACCGTCGGCGGCGGCGAGGGCGTGACGATCACGCCCACCGTCATGATGGGCGAGTACATCGACTTCGTGACGCGGATGCTGCTCGCCTTTGGCATCGTCTTCGAGATCCCGCTGCTCATCCTGTTCCTGTCGCTCGCAGGCATCGTCAATTACTTGCAGCTCATAAGGTTCGGCCGCTGGTTCGTCCTCGTCTCCTTCGTGGTCGCCGCGATCGTCACGCCGCCCGACATCACGAGCCAGATCGTCATGGCCGTGCCGATGCTGATCCTCTACGTGCTCTCGATCGGCCTCGCCTTCCTCTTCGGCAAGAAGCCGACGGAGGCCCAGCGCGAGGCGTACCGGAAGAGCAAAGAGAAGACGAAGCCCGCCTAGTGCGCGTACGGCTCGCCGCGCAGGATCGTCATCGCGCGGTAGATCTGCTCCACGAGCACGAGCCGCGCGAGCCTGTGCGGGAACGTGAGCGTCGACAAACTGAGCCGATCGTGCGCGGCGCGTGACGTCTCCGGGGGGATACCGTCCGCGCCGCCGATGAGGAACGAGACCACGCCCTTGCCGCGAGATCCCGCGCGCTCCACCGCCTGCGCGAACGAGGGGCTGTCGAGCGCGCGGCCCATGACCTCGAGCGCGATCGTCGTCGAGCCCTCGGTCTTCTTCGCGAAGAGCGGGACGAGCCGCGCAGGCGGCGCGTCCTCGAGCTCGATCTCGTCACAAGGCACATACCTCCGCACGCGGCCGAGGTAGTCGTCGAGCGCCGCGCGCAGCGGTTTGTCCTTCACCCGGCCGACGGCGACGACGACGATACGCATGCGATCCGGCTCTACTCTTCCTCGCTCCGGTCCTCGTCGTCGTCCGCGCTGGGCTCATCGTCACCGAACCCCTCGCCCGCGTCCGCCTGCGCGCGGTTCACCTGCGTTGCGGGCCTCGCGCCCGCCTCGCCTTCGGGCACGGCGACGCGGCTCGCGTCCATCCAGAGCCCCTCGATGTCGTAGAGCTGCCGCGCGTCCTCCTGGAACACGTGCACGACGACGTCGCCGTAATCGAGCAGCACCCACGTCGCCGCCGACATGCCCTCGACCGAGATCGGCGCGATCTTCTTCTTGCCGAGCTCCTCCTCGATCCCCTGCGCGATCGAGCCGACGTGCCGATCGCTGCGGCCCGTCATGAGCACCAGGAAATCCGCGTAGTCGACGCGCCCGCGCACGTCGAGGATCTCCACGCCGAGCGCCTTCTTGTCGAGGCCGGCCGTCGCGACCTGGACCGCGAGCTCCCGCGCCGGCGAGGCCGTCTCCGGCACCGGCGCCTTCTTCCCGGCCGCGGCTCGCTTCGGCGCGGCGAGCGGCGCCTTCTTCACGCCCGGCGCGGCCTTGCTGCGGACCTCGCCCTCGGCCTTGCGCCGCGGCAGACCCGGCCGCTTCGCCGTCGCCTTGCTCGCCCCCGCGCCACGCGTCGTCGCTTGCCCGCTCGCGTGCGAGGCGCGCAGCTTCGGCCGGGCCGACTTCTTCCCTGCCTTCACCGCCGCCTTCACGGCCGACGGGCTCACGCGCGAAGGCCGCTCGCCTGCTCCCTCGTCCACGTCGACCTCGCGCGACGGGCGCGCTGCCGTCTTGCTGGCCTTCTTCGTCGCCGTCGTCTTGCTGCTGCTGCTGCTACTACGCGCGGGCTTGGGCGACGCGCCCTCGCCGTCCGATCGCTTCTTGGTTGCCAAGTTCTACCTCACGCGGCCCTCTTCCTCGGGGCCGTTTACCGAATTTGCCCCTCGCCGAAGACGATCCACTTCTTCGCGGTCAGGCTCTCGAGCCCCATCGGTCCATACGCATGGAGCTTCGTCGTCGAGATGCCGATCTCCGCGCCGAGGCCGAGCTCGCCGCCGTCGTTGAAGCGCGTGGACGCGTTCACGATCACGCAGCTCGCGTCGACCGACCGCGAGAACCGCTGCGCTCGCTCGTAGCTCCGCGTGCAGATCACCTCCGTGTGGTTCGACCCGTACTGCGCGATGTGATCGAGCGCCTCGTCGATCGAGCCGACGATCCGCACCGCCAGGATCGGCGCGAGGAACTCCTGCCCGAAATCCTCGGGCGCCGCGGCCTTCACCGACGGGATCACCGCGCGCGTCGCCTGGTCGCCGCGGATCTCGAGCCCCTGCGCCGCGAGCTTGCCGACGCGCGGCAAGAACGCGAGCGCCACGCTCTCGTGCACGAGCAAGCACTCGAGCGCGTTGCACACGCCGGGCCGGCTCAGCTTCCCGTTCTCCACGAGCCGCAGCGCCATGTTGAGATCGGCGCCCTCGTCCACGTACAGGTGACAAACCCCCTTGTAGTGCTGGATGACCGGCACGCGCGCGTGCTCGGTGACGAAGCGGATGAGCCCCTCGCCGCCCCGCGGGATCACGAGATCGATCATCCCCGCGAGCCCCACGAGCAGCCGGATCCCCTCGCGATCGGTCGGCGGCACGATCAACACCGCGTCCGCCGGCAGGCCCGCGGACGCGACCGCGCTCCGCACGAGCTCCCCGAGCGCCGCGTTGGATCGAGCCGCCTCCTTGCCCCCACGCAAGAGCACAGCGTTGCCGCTCTTCAGGCAGAGCGCCGCCGAGTCCACCGTCACGTTCGGCCGCGCCTCGTAGATCATCGCGATCACGCCGAGCGGGATCCGCACCTGACCCACGCTGAGCCCGTTCGGCCGTTGCTTCATGCCGAGCACCTCGCCCACGGGATCCTCGAACGAGGCGATCTGCGCGACCGCCGCGGCGATCCCGAGGATCCGCGCCTCGTCGAGGACCAGCCGATCGACGAGCGAAGGCGCGAGCCCTGCCCTCCGCGCGGCCTCGACGTCCTCGGCGTTCGCGACGCGCAACGGCGACCCCTCGGCCGCCTCGGCGCGCAGGGCCTCCGCGATCGCGACGAGCGCGCGATCCTTCACCTCCCGCGACGCAGTCGAAAGCGTACGCGCAGCCTTTCGGGCGCGCCTTGCGAGCTCGACGAGCTCCTCGGTCCGGATGACGCTGCTCTCCACGGCGTCGAAACCTAACGCGGCTGCCCTCGCAAGGCCAAGGCCGTGCTAGCCTCGGCTCGTGTCGGCTCGCCCGCGCGCTCTCCCCGCCTGGTTCCTCCTCCTGACCCTGGCCCTGCCCACGGGCCTCGGATGCGGCTCCCAAGACGACGAGGGCCCCGCGACCGCCGCCCCCGCAGCGACGATGATCCCGATGGGCGCCCCCGGCGCCGAAGGCGCAAAGTTCGACCTCGCCCCCGCGACGCCGCCGCCGAGGCCCGCCGACGTCCGCCAGAAGGTCGACGGCTCGCAAGATCCCCTCGCGCCCACGCCCCCGAGCCCCTTCGGCTTGCCACCGGAGAACCACCACGAAGCCCCCGTCACGCCCCCACCGCCGAGCATCAAGAGGAAGGGGACCAAGATATGAAACCCCGGTTCGTCCCGCCCCTCGCAGCCCTCATGCTCGTCGCAGCCGCCTGCAGCAGCGCGCCCAAGCCCAAGCCACTGCCAGGAGGCCCGCCCCCCGAATACGAGCCCCCGCGCAGCTTCAACCTCCCCGGTCCCCAGGCCCCGCCCGCCGAAGCGCCGTGACCGGAGCGTAGCGCCGGGGTTTCACCCCGGGCCCGACCAGGGGTTGTCCACCCCTGGACCCCGACCAGGCACGGCCTGGACCGAGGGTGCATCGACTGCGCGAAGCGCAGTCGATGCGGGGAATTTTCAAAAGATGTCCACCCCCCTGGCAGCCACGGCCTGGACCGAAGGTGGAAGAACTGCGCAATGCGCAGTTCTTCCAGCGGGCCGGTGGCGTGTCGTTTCTCGAGGCGGCAGCGCGGCCATGTCAATGCAGAGGAGCGAGCGCTCGGCGACCTCGCGCCAGTCGCCCCCGTGTGGCGCCTCCGACGCAATGCGGACGACGCCCGCCTCGGACGAGACGAACAAGCTCCGGCCAAAACGATGGGCATAAAGCAGCTCGCCGTCGCTCAATAAAAAGTTCGCGGCGCCGAAACGCGGCCGGCCCGTCGCAGCCTCGAGGAAACGAGCGAGCGCCCGATCCACCACGCCCCGAGGCGCCCGGCGGCTGCCAAACGTGGCGCCGACCTCGTCGAGCGCCGTCATCAGAGAAGCGAAGAACCGCTCGCTGTCCGTATCCCCCGTGATCTCCCGCCTCCGCGACCGCGACGTGCGCCGCTCGAGCCAGCCGACGTCCGAGATCGTGCCATTATGCGCGAAGACCCACGCGTCCCGCCGAAACGGATGGGTATTGACGAGCTCGGTCCTCCCGACCGTGGCTTTACGGACATGCGCGACGACGACACGCCCGCGGACGCTCGCCGCAATCGCGCGAAACGCGGGATCGGCCTGGGCACACGTGGGGCTCTTGTGGAGCGCCCAGCCTTTCCCGTCATGGGCGGCAATCCCCCAGCCGTGCGGGTGCTCCGGCGAGAGCGCCGCCAGGCTTTTCGGGGCCGTGGCCAGAGGCTCGGTGGGAGATTCGACGTGCCTGGAAACAACGCCGAAGAGGCGACACATTGGCGCACGTTATAGCCGAGGGTACGAGGACGGGCCAGCTTGCACGGGAATAACGGTTACGGACGGGCGCGCGCGGCCCGCGTCACGTCGTCCGTCCGGCTTTTCCCTCAACGCCCCCCCGCCGCCGCCCCCTCCGCCGCCGCAATACGCCCGGGCAGCAAAGCCGCGCACCCGATCGTCACCACCAGCGCCACCCCGAAGATGAGAAGGCTCGTCCCATGCTCCCGTCGGGCAACCTCGGCCGCCGGCTCCTCCGTGAGCACCAGCCCGAGCACGGTCAGCCCGGCGATGCCGCCGATGTAACGCATCGTCGACGTCAGGCCCGCCGCCATTCCGCTCTTGTCCCGCGGCACATCGCTGATCGACGACGCTTGCGAGGGCGCGCCCGTCAGCCCGAGGCCCAGGCCGAGCAAGCCGAGCGCGGGCACCGCCCCCGTCGTGGAGTCCCAGGGCAAGAGCCCGAGCAGCGCCACGCCCGCGACCGCGACCGCACAACCGACGAGCGCCACCGCCCGCGCCCCGAAGCGCTCGGACGCGCGCCCCGCGAACGGGGAAGCGACGATCATCATCGCCATCATCGCCACCAGCGTATTGCCCACCTCGCGCGGCCCCGCGCCGAAGAGACGCCCCGCCACCTGCGGCAGCTCGAACAGGATCGAATACATCGCGAAGTTCTGGATCGCGATGAGCAAGCTCCCCGCCACGAACGTGCGGCGCCGGAACAACGAAAAATCGATGATCGGATCCGCCGCGCGCCGCTCCCACCACGCAAACGGCACGAACCCCAGGACGCCGACCGCCGCGGCCCATCGATACGCCTCGTTCTCGAGCCCCACCACCACCCCGAGCAGCGACGCCCCGAGCAACACGGAGCCCAGTACGTCGAAGCGCGGTCGCGCCGCCGCGGCCATCTCCTTCGACGGCGCGGGCGCGGGTGCGCCGAGGTGCACGAGCGCCGCCGAGAGGACGAGCACCGGCACGTTCGCGAGGAAAATGGACGTCCAGCCGAAATGTGTCACGAGCAGCGCCCCGACCTTCGGCCCGAGCCCCGCCGACAGCCCCATCATGGCCCCCAGCGCGCCAAACGCGCGCCCTCGCACCTCCGGCGGCAGCTCCGTCCGCAGCAACGCAAACGCGCTCGGCGCGAGGATCGCCCCGCCCGCGGCCATGGCAATACGCGCCGCCGTCAGCCCCGGCAGCACCGGCCAGACCGAGGCGAGCGCCGCCCCGAGCGCGAACAATATCTGCCCCAGCGCGAGCGCCCGCCGATATCCGAGCCTGTCGCCGAGCTTGCCCCCCGGGCTCTGCAAGACGACGTTCGTGAGCAGATAACTCGACACGAGCGCCTGCCGCAAGACACCCGAATCGGCCCCGAGCGTGCGCGACATCTCGGGCAACGCGACCGCCACCATCGTCGAGTTGAGCGGCGCCAGCGCCGCCGAGAGCGCGATCGCGGCGAGCAGGCGCGTCGGCACCCGGGGCCCTCCTTCAGCCACGGGTGATCGCCCTTCGCTGGAGCAGATACAGCCGCCCCGCGGCGAAGGCCCACTCCACATCCTGCGTGCCGGCGAACGCCGCTTCACACGCCGACGCCAGCGCGTCGAGCTCCACGAGCTGCGCGTCGGAGAGGCAAAACGCGCCGACCTCGTGCGCCGGCACGGCGACCTCGACCGTGCCCCCTCCCTCGCTCCACCGGATCGCGCAGTCCTTCTCGCCCGCTCTCTTCTGGAGCACCCGCCCGCCGCGCGCCACGCGGTAATGGTCCGGCGTGACGAGCCCCGAGACGACCGCCTCTCCGAGCCCCCACGTCGCCTCGATCACGCGCTCGTCGGCGTTCGTCATCGGGTGGCGCGTGAAGAGCACGCCCGCGCAATCGGCGTGGACCAGCCGCTGCACGACGATCCCCATCCGCGGCTCCGACAAAAGGCCCAGCGTGCGCCGGTACGCGAGCGCCGTCGGCCCCCGCGCCGACGCGTGCACCGCCTTCAGCGCGTCGAGCAACGCGGGCCGGCTGCGCACGTTCAAGATCGTCGCGTGTTGCCCGGCGAAGCTCGCCGCGCTCGAGTCCTCCCCGATGCCCGACGACCGCACCGCCACGGGCCCCGCGAGCGTCGCGAATGCGTCGAAGATCGCCCCGTGCAGCGCCTCCTCCCCGAGCACCACGCGCTCCACGAACGCCGACGACAGCGCAAACGCCGGCGGAACGGGCAGCCCCATCCGATGCGCCTGCGAGAGCTGCGCCGCCTTCCCGCCGAACTCGGCCTCCGGCAAATCTCGATCGAGCGTCGCGATCACGTCGCCACCTCCAGCGAGAGCGCGGGCGCCGCGGCGAGCACCGTCACTTCGCCTCTTTCGCCGTCCACCCGCACGAGCGCGCCGTCGGGGATCACCGTCGTCGCCTCCTTCGTGCCGACGATCCCGGGGATACCATATTCGCGCGCGACGATCGCCGCGTGCGAGAGCTGCCCTCCCCGATCCGTCACGATCGCGCCGAGCAGCGGCAGCACGACGTTGAAATACGCCGACGTCGTTCGGGTCACGAGCACGTCGCCCCTCTGGATACGCTCGAAATCCGAGGGATCGAGGACAACACGCGCCGTCCCTTCATACACGCCCGCATTGATGGACAGGCCCGCCACGCGCACGCCCGTATCCTCCTCGTGCTTCGGCCCCGCGTGCTCCTGCGACATCTCGGCCATGAGCACGTTCATCGCCTTCATCGCGCGGCGCGCCGCGGCCGGGAAGACATCGAGCGGCGGCGGCTCGCCCGGCGGCGCGTTCAGCCACGCCGGCGCGTGCTCGAGCGTCATCGTCGCGCGATACAGCGCGCGCCTCGCGAGCTCCTCCGCCGACGGCCCCTCGCGATCCGCCAGCAGCTCGACCATCTCCTCCATCGTCAGATCCACGGCGTGCTCCCGATCCGCGATCTTCCCCGCCGCCACGAGCCGCCGCCCCACCTCGAGCACGGCCCTGCGCGCGAGCCCCGTCCCCCAGCTATCCGCGTAAATGCCTCGCTCGTCGCGCAGCCGGTTGACGAGCCGCGCCTCGCCGAGCAGCTCGTCGAATTGCGCCCGGTGCTCGGCCGGCACCCGCGCGCGTAACTCCCGCTCCTTCGTATCCCGCGCGGCGAGCGCCTCTTTCTCCGCGTGCCCTCGCTCGATCACCGCCCGGAGCGCCCGGACCAGCATGTCCGGCAGCTCCCCCGCGGTCTTGTCCGCGATGTCGTATCCGATCGACCGATATCGCACGAGATCGAGGTACCCCCGCGCCGCCGCCCCGACCTCCCCCGGCATGGCCATGAGGGTATCGAGCACGCCCTGCGGATTCCCCTTCCCGGCGAGCACCACGCGCCCCTCTTCGCTCGCGCGTAATGCCTTGCCCAGCGCCTCGAGCTCGTCGATGGCGATGCCGCGGGCGAGCGGCGACGTCCCCTGCAAGAGCGCGAGCGCCTCCCCCGAGCTCGCGCCCGTCCATTCGCACGTATGGGCGACGTAATCACCCGTCGGCAGGACGGCCGCGAGGTTGTATTCGTGGTGCAGGGTCGCCATGTCCATCATGTGCCAGCGCGCGCGCCGCACGTGACTCTGGAGCTCGCCTGTGTCGAGCGAGGCCGGATCGATCGCCTGCAAGGCCTGGTTCTCCGCGATGGCCCATGGCTTGTCCTTCCGGTCCCAGCGCTCGAGATCCGCGCGCCACAATTTCGCCTCGAAGGCGGCCTGGCACTTCCGGATCCGCGCCCGGATCCCGGGGTGAAGCCGGAAGAGCAACCAGAGCGCGGCCTTCGGCGGCGGCCCTCCGTTGCCTCCTCCTTCGGGCACGCCGTACGGCACCATCTGCGCGTACCCGAAGCCGTTCACCGAGACGACGTT is from Polyangium spumosum and encodes:
- a CDS encoding glutamate-5-semialdehyde dehydrogenase codes for the protein MESSVIRTEELVELARRARKAARTLSTASREVKDRALVAIAEALRAEAAEGSPLRVANAEDVEAARRAGLAPSLVDRLVLDEARILGIAAAVAQIASFEDPVGEVLGMKQRPNGLSVGQVRIPLGVIAMIYEARPNVTVDSAALCLKSGNAVLLRGGKEAARSNAALGELVRSAVASAGLPADAVLIVPPTDREGIRLLVGLAGMIDLVIPRGGEGLIRFVTEHARVPVIQHYKGVCHLYVDEGADLNMALRLVENGKLSRPGVCNALECLLVHESVALAFLPRVGKLAAQGLEIRGDQATRAVIPSVKAAAPEDFGQEFLAPILAVRIVGSIDEALDHIAQYGSNHTEVICTRSYERAQRFSRSVDASCVIVNASTRFNDGGELGLGAEIGISTTKLHAYGPMGLESLTAKKWIVFGEGQIR
- a CDS encoding PEP/pyruvate-binding domain-containing protein, translating into MIATLDRDLPEAEFGGKAAQLSQAHRMGLPVPPAFALSSAFVERVVLGEEALHGAIFDAFATLAGPVAVRSSGIGEDSSAASFAGQHATILNVRSRPALLDALKAVHASARGPTALAYRRTLGLLSEPRMGIVVQRLVHADCAGVLFTRHPMTNADERVIEATWGLGEAVVSGLVTPDHYRVARGGRVLQKRAGEKDCAIRWSEGGGTVEVAVPAHEVGAFCLSDAQLVELDALASACEAAFAGTQDVEWAFAAGRLYLLQRRAITRG
- a CDS encoding PEP-utilizing enzyme, whose translation is MKIHPMFPDLTFEPPGPGPWELEKAHFTRPSTRFAAEVMTRGMPRGFAKGMERYGLLMERMNVVSVNGFGYAQMVPYGVPEGGGNGGPPPKAALWLLFRLHPGIRARIRKCQAAFEAKLWRADLERWDRKDKPWAIAENQALQAIDPASLDTGELQSHVRRARWHMMDMATLHHEYNLAAVLPTGDYVAHTCEWTGASSGEALALLQGTSPLARGIAIDELEALGKALRASEEGRVVLAGKGNPQGVLDTLMAMPGEVGAAARGYLDLVRYRSIGYDIADKTAGELPDMLVRALRAVIERGHAEKEALAARDTKERELRARVPAEHRAQFDELLGEARLVNRLRDERGIYADSWGTGLARRAVLEVGRRLVAAGKIADREHAVDLTMEEMVELLADREGPSAEELARRALYRATMTLEHAPAWLNAPPGEPPPLDVFPAAARRAMKAMNVLMAEMSQEHAGPKHEEDTGVRVAGLSINAGVYEGTARVVLDPSDFERIQRGDVLVTRTTSAYFNVVLPLLGAIVTDRGGQLSHAAIVAREYGIPGIVGTKEATTVIPDGALVRVDGERGEVTVLAAAPALSLEVAT
- the rsfS gene encoding ribosome silencing factor yields the protein MATKKRSDGEGASPKPARSSSSSSKTTATKKASKTAARPSREVDVDEGAGERPSRVSPSAVKAAVKAGKKSARPKLRASHASGQATTRGAGASKATAKRPGLPRRKAEGEVRSKAAPGVKKAPLAAPKRAAAGKKAPVPETASPARELAVQVATAGLDKKALGVEILDVRGRVDYADFLVLMTGRSDRHVGSIAQGIEEELGKKKIAPISVEGMSAATWVLLDYGDVVVHVFQEDARQLYDIEGLWMDASRVAVPEGEAGARPATQVNRAQADAGEGFGDDEPSADDDEDRSEEE
- a CDS encoding MFS transporter, yielding MPTRLLAAIALSAALAPLNSTMVAVALPEMSRTLGADSGVLRQALVSSYLLTNVVLQSPGGKLGDRLGYRRALALGQILFALGAALASVWPVLPGLTAARIAMAAGGAILAPSAFALLRTELPPEVRGRAFGALGAMMGLSAGLGPKVGALLVTHFGWTSIFLANVPVLVLSAALVHLGAPAPAPSKEMAAAARPRFDVLGSVLLGASLLGVVVGLENEAYRWAAAVGVLGFVPFAWWERRAADPIIDFSLFRRRTFVAGSLLIAIQNFAMYSILFELPQVAGRLFGAGPREVGNTLVAMMAMMIVASPFAGRASERFGARAVALVGCAVAVAGVALLGLLPWDSTTGAVPALGLLGLGLGLTGAPSQASSISDVPRDKSGMAAGLTSTMRYIGGIAGLTVLGLVLTEEPAAEVARREHGTSLLIFGVALVVTIGCAALLPGRIAAAEGAAAGGR
- a CDS encoding 23S rRNA (pseudouridine(1915)-N(3))-methyltransferase RlmH, encoding MRIVVVAVGRVKDKPLRAALDDYLGRVRRYVPCDEIELEDAPPARLVPLFAKKTEGSTTIALEVMGRALDSPSFAQAVERAGSRGKGVVSFLIGGADGIPPETSRAAHDRLSLSTLTFPHRLARLVLVEQIYRAMTILRGEPYAH
- a CDS encoding class II glutamine amidotransferase is translated as MCRLFGVVSRHVESPTEPLATAPKSLAALSPEHPHGWGIAAHDGKGWALHKSPTCAQADPAFRAIAASVRGRVVVAHVRKATVGRTELVNTHPFRRDAWVFAHNGTISDVGWLERRTSRSRRREITGDTDSERFFASLMTALDEVGATFGSRRAPRGVVDRALARFLEAATGRPRFGAANFLLSDGELLYAHRFGRSLFVSSEAGVVRIASEAPHGGDWREVAERSLLCIDMAALPPRETTRHRPAGRTAHCAVLPPSVQAVAARGVDIF